The following is a genomic window from Sulfurirhabdus autotrophica.
CCTTATGACCAAGCCTATTCATAGTCGCATGCGGCGTCTGCGCTGGACCAGCTACACTTTAGTGGTGCTTGGCTATATGCTGGCTTATTTTCATCGAATGGCACCGGCTTCAATTTCGAGCGATCTGCAACAGTCTTTCATGGCTAGTGGAGTTGCATTAGGTGGCATGGCAGCCGCTTATTTTTACACGTATACCGTGATGCAAATTCCGGTTGGTGTCATGGCTGATGTGTTGGGCGCAAGAAAAATAGTGGCCATTGGTGCAGTGCTATCGGGAATGGGTTCCCTGATGTTTGGAATGGCAGATACATTAAGCATGGCAACGTATGGTCGTGTGTTGGTAGGGTTGGGTGTTTCAGTGATGTTTATATCCCTCATGAAGCTTAATTCAGTATGGTTTCATGATCGCCATTTTGGCACAGTAGGGGGTATGTCGCTGCTGCTCGGTAATCTTGGTGCAGTGTTAGCGGCAGCACCTTTGGTGTGGCTGGTGGCACAAACTTCCTGGCGTAATGTGTTCATTGGTGTTGGCTTTTTTTCAATATTATTAGGTGTGCTTGTCTGGTTCTTTGTACGCAGTAATCCGGGTGAAGTAGGTTTGCCGACTATGCGAGAACTGGAAGGAAAAGAGTCGCATCCAGCCCACCAAGGTCATTGGTATGACGGTTTAATCAAGGTGATGAAAAACCGTGCAACCTGGCCAGGGTTTTGGCCTAACCTCGGCATCGGTGGCAGCTTGTTTGCTTTTGCAGGGTTATGGGCAGTCCCTTATTTGCGCGATGTATATGCTATGGATCGGGCTACTGCGGCAAACCATACCACCGTATTGTTGTTGTCATTTGCGGTTGGGTCACTGTTCTCTGGCTGGCTTTCAGATAAATTGGGTAAACGTCTTCCAGTGATTCTGGGTGGGTTGATGGTTTATGTGCTTTGCTGGCTTCCAATTGTCTTTGATTGGCGGCTCCCAGTGAGCTTGGGATATGTCTTATTTTCATTGATGGGGATAGGCGCATCTGGTTTTACCTTGACTTGGTCTAGTGTTAAGGAGGTTAATCCTCCAGCACTCTCGGGGATGGCAACGGGTGTGATTAATATCGGTGCATTTTTGGGCGCGGCAATATTGCAACCGCTGGTTGGCTGGGCGATGGACCAGGGGTGGGATGGAAAGCTGGTCGCAGGCGCGAGGGTATATTCAGCGCACAATTATCAGATGGGATTAAGTATTATGCTCGGTTTTGCGGTTGTCGGATTAATCGGTGCGCTGACTATTCGTGAAACTTACTGCCGGTATATTTCCGTTGCAAAGCATTAGTCTGTGTAACGTGGATTCGCCAAAACTGCTGTTCAGAATGCACGTGAGAGCCCCTTCAGTTCACATAATTAACTATCCAATGTCTGAGGCTATTTCTTTAACGTAATTAACCCATCATTCAGGCCATTGGGGCTGTGATGAAGATAGGAGAATGAAATGTCGAAACAGGTTCTACCTTTATGGATTAATGGTCAGCGAACTGAAAGCACTAGCTTGCGTCGGGCAGACATTATTAATCCCGCATCCGGTGAGGCAATTCGGCAGGTGCCGCTGGCTAATCGCGAGGATATTGAACGAGCTGTGGCAGCAGCAAAAGCCGTTTTTCCCCTCTGGCGGGATACAACCCCGCTGCGGCGCGGGCGTATTCTTAATCGGTTTCGTGAGCTACTGGAAGCCAATCGGGATGAACTGGCACAGTTGGCAAGTGAAGAGCATGGCAAGACGCTGGCTGACGCAGCGGGTTCAGTGCAGCGAGGTATCGAAGTAGTGGAGTTTGCTGCAGGTGTACCCCATTTGCTGAAAGGTGAGCATTCAGAAAACGTGGGGCGCGGGGTGGATTGCTATTCCATGTTGCAACCGGTTGGCGTTTGTGCCGGCATTACACCGTTCAATTTTCCGGCAATGGTGCCCATGTGGATGTTTCCCATAGCCATTGCCTGCGGTAATACGTTCATACTCAAGCCATCAGAGAAAGTACCGTCCTGCAGCTTGCGCATGGCCGAGTTATTCAAGGAAGCGGGGCTGCCAGATGGTGTGCTGAACGTGGTGCCCGGTGATAAAGAAGCTGTGGATACTTTGCTGGCTCATCCGGATGTGCGGGCCATTTCTTTCGTAGGATCCACACCAGTAGCTAAATATATTTATGAAACCGCAGCGCATTACGGTAAGCGTGTTCAGGCGCTGGGTGGCGCAAAAAATCATGCCATAGTATTGCCGGATGCCGATTTCGATTTTACCGCCGATGCAATTATGGGTGCTGCCTATGGGTCGGCTGGCGAAAGATGTATGGCGATCTCCACAGTAGTGGCAGTGGGAGAGGCGGGCGATGCAT
Proteins encoded in this region:
- a CDS encoding MFS transporter, with protein sequence MTKPIHSRMRRLRWTSYTLVVLGYMLAYFHRMAPASISSDLQQSFMASGVALGGMAAAYFYTYTVMQIPVGVMADVLGARKIVAIGAVLSGMGSLMFGMADTLSMATYGRVLVGLGVSVMFISLMKLNSVWFHDRHFGTVGGMSLLLGNLGAVLAAAPLVWLVAQTSWRNVFIGVGFFSILLGVLVWFFVRSNPGEVGLPTMRELEGKESHPAHQGHWYDGLIKVMKNRATWPGFWPNLGIGGSLFAFAGLWAVPYLRDVYAMDRATAANHTTVLLLSFAVGSLFSGWLSDKLGKRLPVILGGLMVYVLCWLPIVFDWRLPVSLGYVLFSLMGIGASGFTLTWSSVKEVNPPALSGMATGVINIGAFLGAAILQPLVGWAMDQGWDGKLVAGARVYSAHNYQMGLSIMLGFAVVGLIGALTIRETYCRYISVAKH
- a CDS encoding CoA-acylating methylmalonate-semialdehyde dehydrogenase; amino-acid sequence: MSKQVLPLWINGQRTESTSLRRADIINPASGEAIRQVPLANREDIERAVAAAKAVFPLWRDTTPLRRGRILNRFRELLEANRDELAQLASEEHGKTLADAAGSVQRGIEVVEFAAGVPHLLKGEHSENVGRGVDCYSMLQPVGVCAGITPFNFPAMVPMWMFPIAIACGNTFILKPSEKVPSCSLRMAELFKEAGLPDGVLNVVPGDKEAVDTLLAHPDVRAISFVGSTPVAKYIYETAAHYGKRVQALGGAKNHAIVLPDADFDFTADAIMGAAYGSAGERCMAISTVVAVGEAGDALVAKLKSKAEKLVVGPGHVASSDMGPVISAPHRDKIVGYIDSGVEQGAKLVVDGRGLKVAGYENGYYVGPTLFDNVSTNMTIYKEEIFGPVLIVLRVNTYDEAINMVNSNPYANGTALFTRSGGAARRFQNEIEVGMVGINVPIPVPMAFFSFGGWKSSLFGDLHMHGMEGVYFYTRTKVITSRWPASDEHVSPNLAMPTLG